Proteins encoded within one genomic window of Nicotiana tomentosiformis unplaced genomic scaffold, ASM39032v3 Un00232, whole genome shotgun sequence:
- the LOC138903967 gene encoding uncharacterized protein, with protein MQQTINNLIGQLNVFNAALQGLLRGGENQSGGGVNLAPMAQKLKIPEPKPYSGARNAKEVENFIFDIKQYFDAMGGLEEAKKVANAAMYLQGDAKLWWQVKYEGIKAGEDALETWAELKAAIRLQFFPENVEYNARKELRELRQTKSLRDYVREFSALMFNIRDMGDKYKLFTFLEGLKPYAHMELQRQRVDMLSKAIQATECLGDYQVEAWKDRP; from the coding sequence atgcaacaaactataAACAACTTGATAGGTCAGCTCAACGTtttcaatgctgctttacaaggcctacttcgaggaggcgaaAACCAAtctgggggtggtgtgaacctcgcccctatGGCACAAAAATTGAagattcctgagccaaagccatacagtggagctcggaatgccaaagaagtggaaaacttcattttCGACATcaaacaatacttcgatgccatgggaggcctagaagaagctaagaaggtagcaaatgctgccatgtatcttcagggtgatgccaaactctggtggcagGTGAAATACGAAGGCATCAAGGccggtgaagatgccctcgagacatgggcagagctgaaggcagccatacgcctacagttcttccccgaaaatgttgagtacaatgcaagGAAAGAGctacgggagctccgccagaccaaatcattGCGGGactacgtgcgggaattctcagCGCTCATGTTTAATATACGCGACATGGGTGACAAATACAAACTCTTCACCTttctggaagggttgaaaccttatgcccacATGGAattgcagagacaaagggtagacatgTTATCTAAGGCGATCCAAGCAAcggagtgccttggggattatcaagtGGAAGCCTGGAAGGACAGGCCTTAA